Proteins from a genomic interval of Pseudomonas versuta:
- a CDS encoding translation initiation factor 2: protein MKATFSVGLILMGVLAAFNAGAATAVQAQPQTSTAKPHTASSTAKPAAARQAPTKKRAPIASKSRSAHEIAQKRLPAAKLDLSLPPDMVSQLRPLGTIPMPAHKPLLPNMFGEKPEHESPFQLNGRLLSNEMGLPLRNEARQNEIDGAALEFEFKQ from the coding sequence ATGAAAGCGACATTTAGTGTGGGGCTTATATTGATGGGCGTGTTGGCTGCGTTCAACGCGGGCGCGGCAACTGCCGTTCAGGCACAGCCGCAAACATCCACTGCGAAGCCGCACACTGCCAGTTCCACAGCGAAGCCTGCGGCTGCCAGGCAAGCCCCGACAAAAAAGCGTGCGCCCATTGCGTCCAAATCCAGGTCTGCGCATGAAATTGCGCAAAAGCGCTTGCCCGCCGCCAAACTTGATTTGAGCCTGCCGCCCGACATGGTCAGCCAGCTCCGGCCTCTGGGTACCATTCCCATGCCTGCGCACAAGCCGCTACTGCCAAATATGTTTGGCGAAAAGCCCGAGCATGAAAGTCCTTTTCAACTGAACGGACGTCTGCTCAGCAATGAGATGGGGCTGCCATTGCGCAATGAAGCACGCCAGAATGAAATCGACGGCGCCGCGCTTGAGTTTGAATTCAAACAATAA
- a CDS encoding OmpA family protein: MSLKSAVFSGALLSGCMSLAGCAGHHNSDQVLQQATSDFQAVKEDSNVLRIAPKDVIRAGESLARADRLSSYWGSGNDVEHYAYLSQRYSEIAREHTQQVLNEERAAKLELERQRLQLALREAKLLSVQQQGQWLEEQIVSLATTQTDRGLVMTLGDVLFDTGEADLKNSANRTVLKLVQFLQLNPKRVVRIEGYTDSTGGSDDNLKLSLARAQAVADVLIDLGIDEKRIQVEGYGDQYPVDVNATERGRAQNRRVEIVFSDEKGQLGAAR; the protein is encoded by the coding sequence ATGAGCCTTAAATCTGCAGTTTTCAGTGGTGCGCTGTTGTCCGGTTGCATGAGCCTGGCCGGCTGTGCGGGGCACCACAACAGTGATCAGGTCCTGCAACAGGCCACCAGCGATTTTCAGGCGGTCAAAGAAGACAGCAACGTGCTGCGCATTGCGCCCAAGGATGTGATTCGCGCTGGCGAGTCGCTGGCGCGGGCTGATCGTTTGTCCTCCTACTGGGGCAGTGGCAACGATGTGGAGCATTACGCTTATCTGAGCCAGCGCTACAGCGAAATCGCCCGTGAACACACCCAGCAGGTACTGAACGAAGAGCGGGCCGCCAAGCTTGAACTGGAGCGTCAGCGTCTGCAATTGGCACTGCGTGAAGCCAAATTGTTGAGCGTTCAGCAGCAGGGTCAATGGCTGGAAGAACAGATCGTCAGCCTGGCCACGACTCAGACTGACCGTGGCTTGGTGATGACCCTGGGCGACGTGTTGTTCGATACTGGCGAGGCCGACCTGAAAAATTCTGCCAACCGTACGGTGCTTAAGCTGGTGCAGTTTCTGCAACTGAACCCAAAGCGTGTTGTACGAATTGAAGGCTACACCGACAGCACTGGCGGCAGTGATGACAACCTCAAGCTGTCCCTTGCGCGGGCACAGGCGGTGGCGGATGTGCTGATCGATCTGGGTATCGATGAAAAGCGTATCCAGGTGGAAGGTTACGGCGATCAGTATCCGGTAGATGTGAACGCCACCGAGCGTGGTCGTGCACAAAATCGTCGCGTTGAAATCGTCTTCTCTGACGAAAAAGGTCAACTCGGCGCGGCTCGTTAA
- a CDS encoding AraC family transcriptional regulator, with protein sequence MFLTRHRDENAVLVSLIKPLATQLGFVHTLMPEVRVVSACNTVARMPQIYEPSLMVIAQGSKLAYLGQRTLEYGAGHYLVQALSVPFECETFASEDMPLLGVAISIDRAVLGELVLAMGLDPERSAVAQTPESMTSAVLDDEMRQAVERLLRCLHDPLECRIMGRARLREVLFAALRGPQASVLRALVEQQGQFARVAASLSHLHEHFAEPLNVETLARCANMSASTFHEHFKRSTLLSPVQYLKRLRLLRAQQLLLSEGLGVAQVAERVGYQSTSQFSREYKRYFERSPGHEGAGC encoded by the coding sequence ATGTTTCTGACGCGTCACCGTGATGAGAATGCCGTGCTGGTGTCGCTTATCAAGCCTCTGGCTACTCAGCTGGGTTTTGTCCATACCTTGATGCCTGAAGTGAGGGTGGTCTCGGCGTGTAATACCGTGGCCCGGATGCCGCAGATCTATGAGCCTAGCCTAATGGTGATCGCCCAAGGCAGTAAGTTGGCCTATCTGGGGCAGCGCACCCTGGAATACGGTGCCGGACATTACCTGGTGCAAGCGCTTTCGGTGCCTTTCGAGTGCGAAACCTTCGCCTCTGAAGACATGCCATTGCTGGGGGTTGCGATCAGCATTGATCGTGCAGTGTTGGGCGAGCTGGTGCTGGCCATGGGGCTGGACCCTGAACGCAGCGCGGTGGCACAGACGCCGGAGTCCATGACCTCGGCCGTGCTGGATGACGAAATGCGCCAAGCCGTTGAACGCTTGTTGCGGTGTCTGCATGACCCGCTGGAGTGCCGGATCATGGGCCGGGCCCGTTTGCGCGAGGTGCTGTTTGCCGCCCTGCGCGGACCACAGGCGAGTGTGTTAAGGGCGTTGGTCGAGCAACAAGGGCAATTCGCGCGGGTAGCTGCTTCGTTGAGCCACTTGCACGAACACTTTGCCGAACCGCTGAATGTCGAGACACTGGCCCGCTGCGCCAACATGAGCGCGTCCACCTTTCATGAGCATTTCAAGCGCAGTACCTTGCTGTCGCCGGTGCAGTACCTCAAGCGCCTGCGCCTGCTGCGCGCCCAGCAATTGTTATTGAGCGAAGGGCTGGGGGTGGCGCAAGTGGCGGAGCGGGTGGGTTATCAAAGCACCTCGCAGTTCAGCCGCGAGTACAAACGTTACTTCGAGCGTAGCCCGGGCCATGAAGGCGCAGGCTGCTGA
- a CDS encoding DUF4398 domain-containing protein has translation MTLRPFFVALAVLALAGCAADPAPNEQLRLSEQALEQARAVGASTDDTAELKQAESKLAQAQADMLDESYKDARMQAEQAELDARLAEARVLTQKSQEQLNVLNTRIARLRKQLAEAQ, from the coding sequence GTGACATTGCGACCTTTTTTCGTCGCCCTGGCCGTTTTGGCTTTGGCGGGTTGTGCAGCCGATCCGGCGCCGAATGAACAATTGCGTTTGAGCGAGCAAGCTCTGGAACAAGCCAGGGCCGTAGGCGCAAGCACCGACGATACGGCTGAACTCAAGCAAGCCGAAAGCAAGTTGGCTCAGGCGCAGGCAGACATGCTCGATGAGTCCTACAAGGATGCGCGCATGCAGGCTGAACAGGCCGAGCTGGATGCCCGACTGGCCGAGGCCCGGGTACTGACGCAAAAAAGCCAGGAGCAATTGAACGTGCTCAATACCCGCATTGCGCGTTTGCGCAAGCAGCTGGCGGAGGCCCAATGA
- a CDS encoding electron transfer flavoprotein subunit beta/FixA family protein, with protein sequence MKVLVAVKRVVDYNVKVRVKADNSGVDLANVKMSMNPFCEIAVEEAVRLKEKGVATEIVVVSIGPTTAQEQLRTALALGADRAILVESAEDLTSLAVAKLLKAVVDKEQPQLVILGKQAIDSDNNQTGQMLAALTGYGQGTFASKVIVAGDKVAVTREVDGGAQTVSLSLPAIITTDLRLNEPRYASLPNIMKAKKKPLEVLTPDALGVSTASTNKTLKVEAPAARSAGIKVKSVAELVEKLKNEAKVI encoded by the coding sequence ATGAAGGTTCTTGTAGCTGTCAAACGAGTGGTCGATTACAACGTTAAGGTTCGCGTCAAAGCGGACAACTCCGGCGTTGACCTCGCCAACGTCAAGATGTCGATGAACCCCTTCTGCGAAATCGCTGTGGAAGAAGCCGTACGCCTGAAAGAAAAAGGTGTTGCGACTGAAATCGTCGTCGTCTCCATCGGCCCGACCACGGCTCAGGAACAGCTGCGTACCGCGCTGGCTCTGGGTGCCGATCGCGCCATCCTCGTCGAATCCGCCGAAGACCTGACCTCGCTGGCCGTGGCCAAGCTGCTCAAGGCCGTGGTCGACAAGGAACAGCCGCAACTGGTGATCCTGGGCAAACAGGCCATCGACAGCGACAATAACCAGACTGGCCAGATGCTGGCTGCGCTGACCGGTTACGGTCAGGGCACCTTCGCTTCGAAAGTTATCGTTGCGGGCGACAAGGTTGCCGTGACCCGTGAAGTCGACGGCGGCGCGCAAACTGTTTCGCTGAGCTTGCCGGCCATCATCACCACCGACCTGCGTTTGAACGAGCCGCGCTATGCGTCTCTGCCAAACATCATGAAGGCCAAGAAGAAGCCGCTTGAAGTGCTGACGCCAGACGCGTTGGGTGTTTCGACCGCTTCGACCAACAAGACCCTGAAAGTTGAAGCGCCGGCTGCACGCAGCGCCGGCATCAAGGTCAAGTCGGTGGCTGAACTGGTCGAGAAACTGAAAAACGAAGCGAAGGTAATCTAA
- a CDS encoding YkgJ family cysteine cluster protein — protein sequence MNCREGCGACCIAPSISTPLPGMPHGKPAGERCLHLSVDYLCGLFGQPERPAVCGAFQADIEVCGSSQAEAIKLIGWWERMTAA from the coding sequence ATGAACTGCCGTGAAGGCTGTGGCGCTTGCTGTATAGCCCCTTCCATCAGTACACCGCTACCCGGCATGCCCCATGGCAAACCTGCCGGGGAACGCTGCCTGCATCTTTCTGTCGACTACTTGTGCGGTTTGTTCGGCCAGCCCGAGCGTCCGGCCGTGTGTGGTGCTTTTCAGGCCGACATCGAGGTTTGTGGCAGCAGTCAGGCAGAAGCCATCAAGCTGATCGGCTGGTGGGAGCGGATGACTGCGGCTTAG
- a CDS encoding electron transfer flavoprotein-ubiquinone oxidoreductase, producing MEREYMEFDVVIVGAGPAGLSAACRLKQKAAEAGKEISVCVVEKGSEVGAHILSGAVFEPRALNELFPNWKELGAPLNTPVTRDDIYVLRSDSTATKVPDLFVPKTMHNEGNYIISLGNLCRWLAQQAENLGVEIYPGFAAQEVLFDENNVVRGIITGDLGVDREGTPKEGLYTPGMELRGKYTLFAEGCRGHLGKQLIERYKLDSEADSQHYGIGLKEIWEIDSARHQPGLVVHTAGWPLDIISSENTGGSFLYHLENNQVVVGLIVDLSYSNTFLSPFDEFQRLKHHPVLKQYLEGGKRISYGARALAKGGLNSLPKMVFNGGALIGCDLGTMNVAKIKGSHTAMKSGMLAAESVAEALLGGSEGGDTLNTYVEAFKASWLFDELFASRNFGPAMHKFGPIMGAGFNWLDQNIFGGKLPFTLHDTKPDYACLKLAKDCKQISYPKPDGKLSFDKLSSVFISSTNHEEEQPCHLKLRDASIPINVNLPLYDEPAQRYCPAGVYEVITQESGEKRFQINAQNCVHCKTCDIKDPSQNITWVTPEGGGGPTYPNM from the coding sequence GTGGAACGCGAATACATGGAATTCGACGTGGTCATCGTCGGCGCCGGCCCTGCCGGTTTGTCCGCCGCCTGCCGTTTGAAGCAGAAGGCCGCCGAAGCCGGTAAAGAAATAAGCGTCTGCGTGGTTGAAAAAGGCTCCGAAGTCGGTGCTCACATTCTATCCGGCGCCGTGTTCGAACCCCGCGCCCTGAACGAATTGTTCCCGAACTGGAAAGAACTGGGCGCTCCTCTCAACACTCCCGTTACCCGCGACGATATTTATGTACTGCGCAGCGACAGCACCGCAACCAAGGTGCCAGATCTGTTTGTGCCTAAAACCATGCACAACGAAGGCAACTACATTATCTCGCTGGGCAACCTGTGCCGCTGGCTGGCGCAACAGGCCGAGAACCTGGGTGTAGAAATCTACCCGGGCTTCGCCGCCCAGGAAGTGCTGTTCGACGAAAACAACGTGGTTCGCGGGATCATCACCGGTGATCTGGGGGTTGACCGTGAAGGCACCCCGAAAGAAGGCCTGTACACCCCCGGCATGGAACTGCGCGGCAAGTACACCTTGTTCGCGGAAGGCTGCCGCGGCCATCTGGGCAAGCAACTGATCGAACGCTACAAGCTCGACAGCGAAGCCGATAGCCAGCACTACGGCATCGGCCTCAAGGAAATCTGGGAAATCGACTCGGCCAGGCACCAACCGGGCCTGGTGGTTCACACTGCCGGCTGGCCGCTGGACATCATCAGCAGTGAAAACACCGGCGGTTCGTTCCTGTACCACCTGGAAAACAACCAGGTGGTTGTCGGCCTGATCGTCGATCTGTCCTACAGCAACACCTTCCTCTCGCCATTTGATGAGTTCCAGCGCCTCAAGCATCACCCGGTGCTCAAACAATACCTCGAGGGCGGCAAGCGCATCAGCTATGGGGCGCGGGCACTGGCCAAAGGCGGCTTGAACTCGCTGCCGAAAATGGTTTTCAACGGTGGCGCACTGATCGGTTGCGACCTGGGCACCATGAACGTGGCCAAGATCAAAGGCAGCCACACGGCAATGAAGTCCGGCATGCTCGCCGCCGAGTCGGTGGCTGAGGCGCTGCTTGGCGGCTCGGAGGGCGGTGATACGCTCAACACTTATGTTGAAGCCTTCAAAGCCAGCTGGCTGTTCGACGAACTGTTCGCCAGCCGCAACTTTGGCCCGGCGATGCACAAGTTCGGCCCGATCATGGGCGCCGGTTTCAACTGGCTCGATCAGAACATCTTTGGTGGCAAACTGCCGTTCACCCTGCATGACACCAAGCCAGACTATGCGTGCCTGAAGCTGGCCAAAGACTGCAAGCAGATCAGCTATCCGAAACCGGACGGCAAACTCAGCTTCGACAAGCTCAGCTCGGTGTTTATCTCCAGCACCAACCATGAAGAAGAGCAGCCGTGTCACCTCAAGCTGCGCGACGCGAGCATTCCGATCAACGTCAACCTGCCGCTCTACGACGAGCCGGCCCAGCGTTACTGCCCGGCTGGCGTGTATGAAGTGATCACCCAGGAAAGCGGCGAGAAGCGGTTCCAGATCAACGCGCAAAACTGTGTGCACTGCAAAACCTGCGACATCAAAGACCCGTCGCAGAACATCACCTGGGTCACCCCGGAAGGTGGCGGCGGCCCGACTTACCCGAACATGTAA
- a CDS encoding ribonuclease E inhibitor RraB — MSTAHQEDLSSYVLRRMKEGGFDFSRIHPIEFYAIFPDEERARRAAGKFCGESLNAQINVRDDGAWNLELSKVMYATYGGIGDFEQDFEAVVVPLGGIIEGWGVKQEVRGLLN; from the coding sequence ATGAGCACAGCCCATCAAGAAGACCTCAGCAGCTATGTGCTGCGCCGCATGAAAGAAGGCGGCTTTGATTTTTCCCGCATCCATCCCATTGAGTTTTACGCAATCTTCCCGGACGAGGAGCGGGCGCGCAGAGCAGCAGGAAAATTTTGTGGTGAATCCCTGAATGCCCAGATCAACGTACGTGATGACGGTGCCTGGAATCTGGAATTGAGCAAAGTGATGTACGCCACCTACGGTGGTATTGGTGATTTTGAACAGGACTTCGAAGCGGTGGTTGTACCCCTGGGCGGGATTATTGAAGGCTGGGGCGTCAAGCAGGAGGTGCGTGGCCTGCTAAATTGA
- a CDS encoding START domain-containing protein — MGSLHRVALACGLSVLLVGVAQAEDWKVAKNEDGIKVSLSEVPGSQYKAYQGVTTIKAPLAKISALQENAAGACAWIHECKTQKLLKHEGDQSWTYTQFNTPWPVTPRDSVLLVTSSVGADGTLTRALKGLPTYIPEEKGFVRVAQVDGFWKMVPKGDNLTEVTYQVHTEPGGSVPSWLANKFVVDAPFNTLKALRERAEK; from the coding sequence ATGGGTTCGTTGCATCGAGTGGCATTGGCGTGTGGTTTGAGTGTACTGCTGGTGGGTGTGGCCCAGGCAGAAGACTGGAAAGTTGCGAAAAATGAGGACGGTATCAAGGTCTCGTTGAGTGAAGTTCCCGGGTCTCAGTACAAGGCCTACCAGGGGGTGACCACCATCAAGGCACCTCTTGCCAAAATCAGTGCTTTGCAAGAAAACGCGGCGGGCGCCTGTGCCTGGATCCACGAATGCAAAACGCAAAAGCTGCTCAAGCATGAAGGCGATCAGAGCTGGACTTACACCCAGTTCAATACCCCTTGGCCGGTTACCCCTCGCGACTCGGTACTGCTGGTCACTTCGAGTGTTGGGGCCGATGGCACCCTGACGCGTGCCTTGAAAGGCCTGCCGACTTACATCCCGGAAGAAAAAGGCTTCGTTCGGGTGGCTCAGGTCGACGGGTTCTGGAAAATGGTCCCTAAAGGCGACAACCTCACAGAAGTCACTTACCAGGTGCACACCGAGCCGGGTGGCAGTGTGCCTTCCTGGTTGGCCAACAAGTTTGTGGTAGATGCGCCTTTCAATACCCTCAAAGCGCTTCGCGAGCGCGCCGAGAAGTAA
- the calA gene encoding vanillin reductase, protein MYNAIGYATQTPTAPLTPMKFTRRDPRPDDVAIEILYCGVCHSDIHQARNDWGFAVYPVMPGHEIVGKVTAVGDKVTKHKVGDLVGVGCMVDSCRECSACKEDLEQYCLEGATMTYCTPDRVDGSNTMGGYSDSIVVSEHFVVRIPEKLDLASAAPLLCAGITTYSPLQHYGVEAGDKVGILGMGGLGHMGIKFAKAMGAEVTLFTRSEAKAAEAYRQGADHVIVSTDPQQMKAAADSFDFLLDTIPVPHDLNPYLETLRFDGVHILVGLIEPVEPALNAFNLVFKRRVLAGSLIGGIAETQEMLDFSAEHGITCDIEMLDIKNINEAFERVVKGDVKYRFVIDMKTLKA, encoded by the coding sequence ATGTACAACGCCATCGGTTATGCCACACAGACACCTACCGCTCCCCTGACACCCATGAAGTTCACCCGCCGCGATCCGCGACCGGATGATGTGGCCATCGAAATTCTGTACTGCGGCGTTTGTCACTCCGACATTCACCAGGCTCGCAACGACTGGGGCTTTGCTGTTTACCCGGTAATGCCGGGCCATGAAATCGTCGGCAAGGTTACGGCTGTCGGCGACAAGGTCACCAAGCACAAAGTCGGCGATCTGGTTGGCGTGGGCTGCATGGTCGATTCGTGCCGCGAGTGTTCCGCGTGCAAGGAAGACCTGGAGCAATACTGCCTTGAAGGCGCGACCATGACCTACTGCACCCCGGACCGGGTGGATGGCAGCAACACCATGGGCGGTTACTCCGACAGCATCGTGGTCAGCGAGCACTTCGTAGTACGTATCCCGGAAAAACTCGACCTGGCCAGCGCAGCTCCCCTGTTGTGCGCCGGTATCACCACCTACTCCCCGCTGCAGCACTACGGTGTTGAGGCGGGCGATAAAGTCGGGATTCTGGGCATGGGCGGCCTGGGCCACATGGGCATCAAGTTCGCCAAAGCCATGGGCGCCGAAGTCACCCTGTTCACCCGCTCTGAAGCCAAGGCTGCAGAAGCCTACCGTCAGGGCGCCGACCACGTGATCGTGTCCACCGACCCGCAGCAAATGAAAGCCGCAGCTGACAGCTTCGACTTCCTGCTGGACACCATTCCGGTGCCGCACGATCTGAACCCGTACCTGGAAACCCTGCGCTTTGACGGCGTACACATTCTGGTCGGCCTGATCGAACCGGTAGAACCTGCCCTGAATGCGTTCAACCTGGTGTTCAAGCGTCGCGTACTGGCCGGTTCCTTGATCGGCGGCATTGCCGAAACCCAGGAAATGCTCGACTTCAGTGCCGAACACGGCATTACCTGCGACATCGAAATGCTCGACATCAAAAACATCAACGAAGCCTTTGAACGCGTAGTTAAAGGCGACGTGAAATACCGTTTTGTAATCGACATGAAAACCCTGAAGGCCTAA
- a CDS encoding PLP-dependent aminotransferase family protein, with translation MTNLLLYQRIAQQLAEDIRRGVYQPGERVPSVRKMSSQLNVSHATVLQAYANLEDQGLIRARPQSGYYVHQTPALTAPTPDIARVERPGLVTRSSIIQQVLVESRREGVFPLGAAVPSVDYLPVRALHQQLAKVTRFHSPRAFSYMFSPGFEPLRRQVAIRMRDAGVVVDPSEVIITHGCVDALQMSLRTLTRPGDLIAAESPTYYGLLQLADLLGLKVIEIPSDPATGMSLEALQLAANQWSIKALVLTTRLSNPLGGTMPEERQKQLLRLASDFDIQIVEDDIYGELMFEVGRTKALKAYDRLDRVIYCSSFSKTLSPGVRIGWMIAGKFQQEIQRLQTFTTHSACSVTQMGVAAYLENGGYDRHLRFIRQEYRKNLSAFQLAVQQHFPEGTQMSRPSGGFILWVSLPGRVNTQELHVRALQQGISIAPGLIFSNTEQFNHCIRLNCALPWNREAERAVMTLGMLASQLCMETASLY, from the coding sequence ATGACCAACCTCTTGCTCTATCAACGTATCGCTCAGCAGCTGGCTGAAGATATCCGGCGCGGTGTGTATCAGCCGGGCGAACGGGTACCCTCGGTGCGCAAGATGAGTTCGCAGCTCAATGTCAGTCACGCGACGGTGTTGCAGGCTTACGCCAACCTTGAAGATCAGGGCTTGATCAGGGCGCGTCCGCAGTCTGGTTATTACGTGCACCAGACCCCCGCGTTGACGGCACCTACCCCCGATATTGCCCGGGTAGAACGTCCAGGGCTGGTTACCCGCAGCAGTATCATTCAGCAAGTGCTGGTTGAGTCGCGCCGCGAAGGGGTGTTTCCGCTCGGGGCTGCAGTGCCCAGCGTCGACTATTTGCCGGTGCGGGCATTGCATCAGCAATTGGCCAAGGTCACGCGCTTCCATAGCCCTCGGGCATTCAGCTACATGTTCAGTCCGGGCTTTGAGCCGCTGCGCCGCCAGGTTGCGATCCGCATGCGCGACGCCGGGGTTGTGGTTGATCCCTCAGAGGTGATCATCACTCACGGTTGTGTCGATGCCCTGCAAATGTCGCTGCGCACGCTGACCCGCCCAGGCGATCTGATTGCCGCAGAATCACCTACCTATTACGGGCTGCTGCAGCTTGCCGACTTGCTGGGTCTGAAAGTGATCGAAATTCCCAGCGACCCTGCTACCGGCATGAGTCTTGAGGCCTTGCAACTGGCGGCCAATCAATGGTCGATCAAAGCCCTGGTCCTGACCACCCGCCTGAGCAACCCTCTGGGTGGCACCATGCCCGAAGAGCGGCAAAAACAGTTGCTGCGCCTGGCCTCGGACTTTGATATTCAGATTGTTGAAGATGACATTTATGGCGAGCTGATGTTCGAAGTCGGTCGCACCAAGGCTTTGAAGGCCTATGACCGTCTGGATCGAGTGATTTATTGCTCCAGTTTCTCTAAAACCTTGTCGCCGGGTGTGAGAATCGGCTGGATGATCGCCGGTAAATTCCAGCAGGAAATCCAGCGCCTGCAAACGTTCACCACTCATTCGGCATGCAGTGTCACGCAGATGGGGGTAGCGGCCTACCTTGAAAACGGCGGATACGATCGCCATTTGCGCTTTATCCGTCAGGAGTACCGCAAGAATCTCAGCGCGTTTCAGCTGGCGGTTCAGCAGCACTTTCCGGAAGGCACGCAAATGTCGCGCCCCAGTGGCGGTTTCATTTTGTGGGTCAGCTTGCCGGGGCGGGTCAATACCCAGGAGCTGCATGTCCGCGCGCTGCAACAGGGTATCAGTATCGCGCCGGGGCTTATTTTCAGTAATACCGAGCAGTTTAACCACTGCATCCGCCTTAACTGCGCATTACCCTGGAACCGCGAGGCCGAGCGGGCCGTGATGACGCTGGGCATGCTGGCAAGTCAGCTTTGTATGGAGACGGCAAGCCTCTATTAA
- a CDS encoding substrate-binding periplasmic protein, translating into MDMRQMSRLLVGLVFLPLLSEAAGKCERLTVTGSPDAPPYLWRDPGNPEHLMGASADLMQQAGQELGIKVEVLYGGKRSQAQDEVRTGRMDMLLDAPLTVAGLSSLDYIHPPLVRNDYLVWTLKDSTLAYETPADLSGHVGAISEKARPTEAFDTFARHQLTLKPQPGLTQAFQKLLLGQVDYVVAGRYAGMATAQTLGIADDVLAHSQPIDQPGLFLAISHDSACNEPWLRGQLAKKMTELPASGLTEAAVQRNLERWKAQLQQPLSAPKQ; encoded by the coding sequence ATGGATATGCGTCAGATGAGCAGGCTGCTTGTGGGGTTGGTGTTTTTGCCCCTGCTGTCTGAGGCCGCGGGCAAGTGTGAGCGCCTGACCGTGACCGGTAGCCCGGATGCGCCGCCTTATCTGTGGCGTGACCCCGGTAATCCGGAGCATTTGATGGGTGCCAGTGCTGACCTGATGCAGCAAGCGGGTCAGGAGTTGGGTATCAAGGTTGAAGTGCTTTATGGCGGCAAGCGTTCCCAGGCTCAGGATGAAGTCCGGACTGGGCGCATGGACATGCTGCTGGATGCGCCACTGACAGTGGCCGGGCTCTCTTCACTGGATTACATACATCCGCCTCTGGTGCGTAACGACTATTTGGTCTGGACCCTTAAAGATTCAACGCTGGCCTACGAAACGCCGGCCGATCTAAGCGGCCATGTAGGAGCTATCTCGGAAAAAGCCCGACCCACAGAGGCCTTCGATACATTTGCCCGGCATCAGTTAACGCTCAAGCCTCAGCCGGGCCTGACTCAAGCTTTCCAGAAATTGCTGCTCGGGCAAGTCGACTATGTAGTGGCTGGCCGTTACGCGGGCATGGCCACGGCTCAAACCCTGGGCATTGCCGACGACGTGCTGGCGCATTCACAGCCGATTGATCAACCGGGGCTGTTTTTGGCGATTTCCCATGACTCGGCCTGCAATGAGCCCTGGTTGCGCGGACAGCTTGCCAAAAAGATGACAGAATTGCCCGCCTCCGGCCTGACCGAGGCAGCAGTGCAACGCAATCTGGAGCGGTGGAAAGCCCAGCTGCAACAACCGCTCAGCGCCCCAAAACAGTAG
- a CDS encoding electron transfer flavoprotein subunit alpha/FixB family protein produces MTILVIAEHDGKTLAPATLNTVAAAAKIGGEINVLVAGQGIGAVAEAAAQIAGVAKVLVADNAAYAHQLPENVAPLVAELGKGYSHILAAATSNGKNILPRVAAQLDVDQISEIISVESADTFTRPIYAGNAIATVQSTAPVKVITVRATGFDPVAAQGGSAAVEAVAAVHDAGTSSFVGEELAKSDRPELTAAKIVVSGGRGMQNGDNFKLLYTLADKLGAAVGASRAAVDAGFVPNDMQVGQTGKIVAPQLYIAVGISGAIQHLAGMKDSKVIVAINKDEEAPIFQVADYGLVADLFEAVPELEKLV; encoded by the coding sequence ATGACTATCTTGGTAATCGCAGAACACGACGGCAAGACGCTGGCTCCCGCTACGCTGAACACCGTAGCCGCTGCCGCAAAAATCGGTGGCGAGATCAACGTTCTGGTTGCAGGCCAGGGCATTGGTGCTGTGGCTGAAGCGGCCGCGCAAATCGCCGGTGTGGCTAAAGTACTGGTTGCTGACAACGCGGCTTACGCCCACCAGCTGCCGGAAAACGTTGCTCCTCTGGTAGCTGAGTTGGGCAAGGGCTATAGCCACATCCTGGCTGCCGCCACCTCCAACGGTAAAAACATCCTGCCGCGTGTTGCTGCGCAGTTGGACGTCGACCAGATCTCCGAGATCATCTCGGTTGAAAGCGCTGACACCTTCACGCGTCCGATCTATGCCGGTAACGCCATTGCTACCGTACAGTCCACTGCGCCAGTCAAAGTGATCACCGTCCGCGCCACCGGTTTCGACCCGGTTGCCGCACAAGGTGGTTCGGCAGCGGTTGAAGCGGTTGCAGCGGTTCACGATGCAGGCACTTCGTCGTTCGTTGGCGAAGAACTGGCCAAGTCGGACCGTCCCGAACTGACCGCTGCCAAAATCGTCGTTTCCGGCGGTCGCGGCATGCAGAACGGCGATAACTTCAAACTGCTGTACACCTTGGCTGACAAGCTGGGTGCTGCAGTGGGCGCCTCCCGCGCGGCGGTTGACGCCGGTTTCGTACCGAACGACATGCAGGTCGGCCAGACCGGCAAAATTGTCGCGCCACAGCTGTACATCGCGGTCGGCATCTCCGGCGCGATCCAGCATCTGGCCGGCATGAAAGACTCCAAAGTGATCGTTGCGATCAACAAGGACGAAGAAGCACCGATCTTCCAGGTGGCCGATTACGGTCTGGTGGCGGACTTGTTCGAAGCAGTACCTGAGCTGGAGAAGCTGGTTTAA